A segment of the Streptomyces sp. NBC_01235 genome:
ACCGCCGCACTGATCGGGCACTTGAACCTTCTCGTGGGACAGTGCCTCGACGAGGGCGAGAACCGTGAGACCTTGCAGGTTCTGCGCGCGGTGCAACGCCACCTCGCTGCGAGCAACCGACCGACTTCGCGTACTCATGCCCACGACGCGTACAACTACCTGCGCGACGCGGCCATTTTCACCAGCACGCTGCTGGGGGCGTATCAGCGGTCCCACGGAGTCAATGAGGGCTGATGGCCAAGAGGTGGCTGGTCGGCCTCTGCTGGCTCTGTCGGAAGTCAGACCAGCCAGTGACCTTCATAGGCCCTGCGACCGTGAACGGGGTCAACGCCCCAGGCTTCGCCTGCGCAGGCTGCTGCAAGTGGTCAAGGCAGTACGTCAACGCCTACACGCGCCAGCTCGACACACGCTCCGCCTCATAGCTCCTCGTCTGTCCGCTGCCCCCGTGGCGGATGGGCGAGGTTAAGCACCCACCCCCGGTCCCTCTTTGGACGGTCGGGCCGGGGGTGGGTCAGCAAGTGCACAACGGTCCTGGGACGGACCCTGGGCCGCAGCTTGAGGAAGGCAAACGCCAGTGACTCTCAAGGAAGCACTCGCCAGGAAGGCTACCGTCCGCGGGGGCGACGACGACAACACCGACATCGAGGACGGCGACGGCAAGGGCGGTTCCGGCTCCCCCGGCCACCTCGCCTGACCTACTGCGACTCGCCCGAAGGGAACCCCCCGGTCAGGCCGGGGGGTTCCTCCTTCTTGTTAGGTCCGCGGCATGCATCTCCTAGTGATCGACTGGGACTTCTTCTTTCCGACTCCGACGGCCGGCGCTCCCCTTGGGGTCGACTCCCACCTGTACGCGTGGCCCATCGCTGAGGATGCAACGCATGTCGAAGTCATCTGGCTTCGGCGCGTGCGCGCCTTCATGGATGCCGGGGTGCCCCTGCCGCAGTGCAAAGGGTTCTCAGGTTTCTGGGATCGCTTCACCATTGCTCCGGAAGCCCCCCTCTTCTACGCCGACTCGAACGCGTGGGCCGGTCAGCTCTTCCCATCGAATGTGGGTGGAGAGGGGCCATGGGAATCAGTGCACCTCTACGACGCTCACCACGACTGCGGGTATCAGCAGAACCATCGCACCTTCGAGGAGTGGCAAGCCAAGGGTCCGATCAGCGCGGAGAACTGGCTTCTGGCCCACTATTGGAACGGGTCTCGGGTCTTCGTGCACTTCCCTCCGTGGAGGGAGTCCATGACGCGTCCGAGCGAGCGGCCCCTTATTCCGGTGGGCATGACCATTGACGACGGCCACGCGCCGGCCGTCGCCTTCGACGCGGTTTTCCTGTGCCGCTCGGGAGCGTGGGTGCCTCCGTGGTGTGACGAGGAGTTCAGCAAGTTCCTGGCCGCATGCCCTGTGGCTCGGCGAGTGGAGATCCCTCAGAACCAATGGAACCAGCCCCGCCCGGACGTGGTCCGCATGGCCGAGGTCGAGCGGAGTATGAAGATCCAACGTGAATGAATGAATCAAGCTGTGACACTGGCCTGGCTACACCCGCCACGTCTCCGGGCCGCAGGAGAACCCCCATGGCGTCAACAGGGGGTTCTTCTGCTCCAGGCATATGCCAGACAGCACGGCGCCCCTGGCTGGGAGGCACGGGGGCGTCCAGCTGAGGCGGAGGAGTCATGCGGCTTCAGCCTGGTGGCTGTCCGGGTTCAGGACGCCCACAGCTCCGCCCACGCGTCCTGGTCGATGGACGGCAGTAGCGTTTCGAGCTGCTTGGAAACCCACTCGTCCACGGTCGGGTAGGTCTCAGTCTGCTTTAGCCATGGTTCTCCTCCGCACAGGTCTTGTCCCGTAGGGACGTGTTGTCAGTCGGTGGAGTCGGCGAGGAAGGCCAAGAGGTCTTGGCGGGTGATCACTCCGGTGGGCTTGCCGTCCACCAGGACCACCGCCGCGTCCCGTCCTTCCAGCACGGACATCATCCGTGCTACCGGTTCTCCCGATCCGACGACCGGCAGTGGCGGGCTCATGTGCTTCTCGATCGGGTCTCCCGACCCGGCGCGATCGGCGAAGAGTGCGTGCAAGAGCACTCGTTCGTCCACGGCCCCGATCACTTCGGGGGCCATCACATCGGGATGCCCAGCTCCCTTGGCCACTACCGGCATCTGCGACACCCCGAACTCCCTCAGTACCTCGATCGCGTCCCCGACGGTCTCGTTGGGGTGCATGTGTACGAAGTTCGGGATGCCGCCTCCCTCCTTCTGCTTCAGCACGTCTCCTGCGGTCGGCTCCGTTGCCGTGTCTTCGCTGAACCCATGTTGGCCGATCCACTCGTCGTTGAAGATCTTGCTGAGGTAGCCGCGCCCGCTGTCGGGGAGGAGGACGACCACGACGTCGTCCGGGCCCAGCCGCTCGGCGACCCGCAGCGCCGCCACGACGGCCATCCCGCAGGAGCCGCCGACCAGCAGCCCCTCCTCCTTCGCGAGCCGGCGGGTCATCTGGAAGGAGTCCTTGTCGGACACCGCGACGATCTCGTCGGCGACGGTCCGGTCGTAGGCGGTCGGCCAGAAGTCCTCGCCGACACCCTCGACGAGGTACGGCCGCCCGGAGCCGCCGGAGTACACGGACCCCTCGGGGTCGGCGCCGACGACCTGCACCCGGCCCTCACTGGCGTCCTTCAGATACCGCCCGGTCCCGGAGATGGTGCCACCGGTGCCGACGCCCGCCACGAAGTGGGTGATCCGCCCCTCCGTCTGCTCCCACAGCTCGGGGCCGGTGGAGTGGTAGTGGGAGAGGGGGTTGTTGGGGTTGGAGTACTGGTCGGGCTTCCACGCGCCCGGAGTCTCACGCACCAGCCGGTCGGAGACGTTGTAGTAGGAGTCCGGGTGCTCCGGGTCCACGGCGGTCGGGCAGACCACGACCTCGGCGCCGTACGCCCGCAGCACGTTGATCTTGTCCGTGGACACCTTGTCGGGGCACACGAAGATGCACTTGTACCCCTTCTGCTGCGCCACGATGGCCAGCCCGACCCCGGTGTTCCCACTGGTCGGCTCGACGATCGTGCCGCCCGGCTTCAGCTCCCCGCTCTTCTCGGCGGCCTCGATCATGCGCAGGGCGATGCGGTCCTTCACGGAACCGCCCGGGTTGAAGTACTCCACCTTGGCCAGGACGGTCGCCCGGATGCCCTTGGTCACGCTGTTGAGCTTCACCAGCGGGGTGTTGCCGACGAGGCTGATCATCGAGTCGTGGAATCGCACCGTTGTCTCCGGTTGCTTGCAAAAACTGTGGTCGTAGTGGTGAAGCCAGCCTACGGGGCAGGTCACGACCGGGGTGGCACGTTCACTCCTGGTGGAGATTGGGCGACGGTCCGTACGGGGCAAGGAGTGGGTGTACGGACACGAGGAGGTGGCGTCGAGGAATGACGAGCATGTCGAGGGCGAGAGTGGCCCGGCGCATCGCGGCCGGCGCGGCCTATGGCGGCGGCGGCATCGGGCTGGCCGGAGCGGCGGCGGTCGGACTGGTACTGGCGGAGGTGCATCTGGCGCGCCGCCAGGTCAACAACGGGGCGCATCCGCACGTCCCGCAGGCGGACGGCCGCTACGGCCTCGCCTACGACGCCCCGGGTCCCGGCATGGAACCCCTGCGACTGACGATGCTGGGCGACTCCACGGCGGCGGGCCAGGGCGTCCACCGCTCCGGACAGACCCCGGGCGCCCTGCTGGCCTCCGGCCTTGCTGCGGTCGCGGAACGCCCCGTGGAACTGCGCAACGTGGCGCTCCCCGGCGCGCGGTCCGACGACCTCGACCGGCAGGTCGCGCTGGTCCTCGGGGACGCCGATCGGGTGCCCGACATCTGCGTGATCATGATCGGCGCGAACGACGTGACCCACCGGATGCCGCCCACCCGCTCGGTGCGCCACCTGTCCTCGGCGGTACGGCGGCTGCGCACGGCCGGCGCGGAGGTCGTCGTCGGCACCTGCCCCGACCTGGGCACGATCGAGCCGGTCCAGCAGCCCCTGCGCTGGCTGGCCCGCCGGGCGTCCCGCCAGCTGGCGGCGGCCCAGACGATCGGCACCGTCGAACAGGGCGGCCGCACGGTGTCCCTGGGCGATCTGCTGGGCCCCGAGTTCGAGGCGAACCCGCGCGAGCTGTT
Coding sequences within it:
- a CDS encoding SGNH/GDSL hydrolase family protein, with amino-acid sequence MTSMSRARVARRIAAGAAYGGGGIGLAGAAAVGLVLAEVHLARRQVNNGAHPHVPQADGRYGLAYDAPGPGMEPLRLTMLGDSTAAGQGVHRSGQTPGALLASGLAAVAERPVELRNVALPGARSDDLDRQVALVLGDADRVPDICVIMIGANDVTHRMPPTRSVRHLSSAVRRLRTAGAEVVVGTCPDLGTIEPVQQPLRWLARRASRQLAAAQTIGTVEQGGRTVSLGDLLGPEFEANPRELFGPDHYHPSAEGYATAAMAVLPTVCAALGLWPADEERPDVSRREGFLPVARAAAEAASEAGTEVAAAMPTGPRGPWALLKRRRRRRVTEPERAPAAPSP
- a CDS encoding cystathionine beta-synthase, with amino-acid sequence MRFHDSMISLVGNTPLVKLNSVTKGIRATVLAKVEYFNPGGSVKDRIALRMIEAAEKSGELKPGGTIVEPTSGNTGVGLAIVAQQKGYKCIFVCPDKVSTDKINVLRAYGAEVVVCPTAVDPEHPDSYYNVSDRLVRETPGAWKPDQYSNPNNPLSHYHSTGPELWEQTEGRITHFVAGVGTGGTISGTGRYLKDASEGRVQVVGADPEGSVYSGGSGRPYLVEGVGEDFWPTAYDRTVADEIVAVSDKDSFQMTRRLAKEEGLLVGGSCGMAVVAALRVAERLGPDDVVVVLLPDSGRGYLSKIFNDEWIGQHGFSEDTATEPTAGDVLKQKEGGGIPNFVHMHPNETVGDAIEVLREFGVSQMPVVAKGAGHPDVMAPEVIGAVDERVLLHALFADRAGSGDPIEKHMSPPLPVVGSGEPVARMMSVLEGRDAAVVLVDGKPTGVITRQDLLAFLADSTD